From Amycolatopsis sp. YIM 10, the proteins below share one genomic window:
- a CDS encoding S1 family peptidase, producing the protein MHSVLSKRFRTTLLGLGFAALAAVSALPTAQAEPARTLTAGEQRVLDQQPLVRAAEVLRARLAEAAGGYAGIVLESSDVVLWWKGASTPAVGEAVRAASAFAPVRVAPAAYTEAELDAAADRVNRWLQENPDSGAYGVKSPGDGSGLVLAAKPGVMTTFSALNEVADVPLRVLHEEPLAPVSRGDDAPPWKGGARTWNQTAGTICTAGFGVRNGAGNQFVLTAEHCGQNGHRITDGVGEFIGNVGQGHNDHDIALIPTSQASNRMYVGGGSSNTTEQVLGWTHVFVGQLLCQSGVTSAEQTGNPVCDLKVLFFWQDAEDLVEVEQQQGQPGARGGDSGGSVYLKVGGGVQAAGTVTRAAGPRMGFQDFATANADFGVRIP; encoded by the coding sequence GTGCATTCCGTGCTGTCCAAAAGATTCAGAACCACCTTGCTGGGCCTCGGTTTTGCCGCCCTCGCGGCGGTTTCCGCGTTGCCCACGGCGCAGGCGGAGCCCGCGCGAACCCTGACCGCCGGCGAGCAGCGCGTGCTCGACCAGCAGCCGCTCGTCCGTGCGGCGGAAGTGCTGCGCGCCCGGCTGGCCGAAGCCGCCGGTGGTTACGCGGGCATCGTGCTCGAATCCTCGGATGTGGTGCTGTGGTGGAAAGGCGCGTCCACCCCGGCGGTCGGCGAGGCCGTGCGCGCGGCGAGTGCGTTCGCCCCGGTTCGTGTCGCTCCGGCCGCCTACACCGAAGCCGAACTCGACGCCGCCGCGGATCGCGTGAACCGTTGGCTGCAAGAGAATCCGGACTCCGGCGCATACGGCGTGAAGAGCCCCGGCGACGGCAGCGGACTGGTGCTCGCCGCCAAACCCGGCGTGATGACCACGTTCAGCGCGTTGAACGAGGTCGCCGATGTGCCGCTGCGCGTGCTGCACGAGGAACCGCTGGCGCCGGTGTCCCGTGGTGACGACGCCCCGCCGTGGAAGGGCGGCGCGCGCACCTGGAACCAGACCGCCGGCACCATCTGCACCGCCGGGTTCGGCGTGCGCAACGGTGCGGGCAACCAGTTCGTGCTGACCGCCGAGCACTGCGGGCAGAACGGGCACCGGATCACCGACGGCGTCGGCGAGTTCATCGGCAACGTCGGGCAGGGGCACAACGACCACGACATCGCGCTCATCCCGACTTCCCAGGCGAGCAACCGGATGTACGTCGGCGGCGGCAGCAGCAACACCACCGAGCAGGTGCTCGGCTGGACGCACGTTTTTGTCGGCCAGCTGCTCTGCCAGAGCGGGGTGACCAGCGCCGAGCAGACCGGGAACCCGGTGTGCGACCTGAAGGTGCTGTTCTTCTGGCAGGACGCCGAGGACCTGGTGGAGGTCGAGCAGCAGCAGGGCCAGCCGGGTGCGCGCGGCGGGGACAGCGGCGGTTCGGTCTACCTGAAGGTCGGTGGCGGGGTGCAGGCGGCGGGCACGGTGACCCGCGCGGCCGGGCCGCGGATGGGCTTCCAGGACTTCGCCACCGCCAACGCCGACTTCGGTGTCCGCATCCCCTGA
- a CDS encoding SDR family oxidoreductase, producing MTVLVTGARGNIGSRLVAELAGRGHPVRASARDLTGLTLPDGVEPVRLDLLDPHNADAALAGIDAIFLYPTRKAPTDFLAAAEKAGVGYVVLLSSPDVFEGAPDNPIRVGHLAVERAVRESGLPHTVIYPSWLASDARRDWGEQIRTGDRVGIAHPEGQFTPIHEDDIAEVVAELLTTGCYRGHSLTLTGPESLSQAEIVAILAEELCRPLVVDALTREQARERREPWMPEAVLDHLISVAEQAGTRPAPVNNTVERFTGHPPRSFRQWAAEHKAEFSARG from the coding sequence ATGACCGTTCTTGTCACCGGCGCCCGCGGCAACATCGGCAGCAGGCTGGTCGCCGAACTGGCCGGACGCGGCCACCCGGTGCGTGCCTCGGCCCGCGACCTGACCGGGCTGACGCTGCCCGATGGAGTCGAGCCCGTGCGGTTGGACCTGCTGGATCCGCACAACGCCGACGCCGCGCTGGCCGGGATCGACGCGATCTTCCTGTACCCGACCCGGAAGGCGCCGACGGATTTTCTTGCGGCGGCGGAGAAAGCCGGAGTCGGGTACGTCGTGCTGCTGTCCTCTCCTGACGTCTTCGAGGGTGCGCCGGACAACCCGATCCGGGTCGGCCACCTCGCTGTCGAACGGGCGGTGCGCGAGTCGGGCCTGCCGCACACGGTGATCTACCCCAGTTGGCTGGCCAGCGACGCGCGTCGTGACTGGGGTGAGCAGATCCGCACCGGGGACCGCGTCGGCATCGCCCATCCGGAAGGCCAGTTCACCCCGATCCACGAGGACGACATCGCCGAGGTGGTCGCCGAACTGCTAACCACCGGCTGCTACCGCGGGCACTCGCTGACGCTCACCGGGCCGGAATCGCTGAGCCAGGCGGAGATCGTCGCGATACTGGCCGAGGAACTGTGCCGTCCGCTCGTGGTCGACGCGCTGACCAGGGAGCAGGCGCGAGAACGCCGCGAACCGTGGATGCCGGAAGCCGTCCTTGACCACCTGATCAGCGTCGCCGAACAGGCGGGCACCAGGCCGGCGCCGGTGAACAACACCGTCGAACGGTTCACCGGGCACCCGCCGCGTTCGTTCCGGCAGTGGGCGGCCGAGCACAAGGCAGAGTTTTCGGCGCGGGGTTGA
- a CDS encoding glycosyltransferase 87 family protein, translating to MNKWSPPEVLRGLDGPASREGFPAVTAKKLAALTLLVFAAITVRTLFFDYRSGDYNAFLLRWYEFIEQNGGWRALRQEFSNYNAPYLYLLVVLSYLPVPPLIGIKLISVVFDFVLAYFAYRLVDLRYPGRWWPLPAGAVVVFLPTVVLNSSMWAQADSIYSAFALGGLYFALRHRPYLACAFFGLALAFKLQAIFLFPVLLLLVLAKRVPWRALLLVPAVYLVLDVPALLIGADPVALLTIYATQTETYGQLTLNAPNAYQFLTGVTDTDVLKAVGVALTGALLLGGIVALLARATELTTTRILLLATVSALLVPYFLPAMHERYFYLADVLTVVAAFHLPRLLWPLPILTQFASLFSYLPYLAADGGFGGTAPAIVDFRVLAMVMLGALVLAVWVTVEKLVEPGPSLPEWTRSSPISR from the coding sequence ATGAACAAGTGGTCGCCGCCGGAAGTCCTCCGGGGTCTCGACGGTCCAGCTTCCCGCGAAGGCTTCCCGGCGGTGACCGCCAAGAAGCTCGCCGCACTGACGCTGCTGGTGTTCGCCGCGATCACCGTGCGCACGTTGTTCTTCGATTACCGGTCCGGGGACTACAACGCGTTCCTGCTCCGCTGGTACGAGTTCATCGAGCAGAACGGCGGCTGGCGCGCGCTGCGGCAGGAGTTCTCCAACTACAACGCGCCCTACCTGTACCTGCTGGTGGTGCTGAGCTATCTGCCGGTGCCGCCGCTGATCGGGATCAAGCTGATTTCGGTGGTGTTCGACTTCGTCCTGGCCTACTTCGCCTACCGGCTGGTCGACCTGCGGTACCCGGGGCGCTGGTGGCCGCTGCCGGCCGGCGCGGTGGTGGTGTTCCTGCCGACCGTGGTGCTGAACAGTTCGATGTGGGCGCAGGCGGATTCGATCTATTCCGCGTTCGCGCTCGGCGGTCTCTACTTCGCGCTGCGTCACCGGCCCTATCTGGCGTGTGCCTTCTTCGGGCTCGCGCTGGCGTTCAAGCTCCAGGCGATCTTCCTGTTCCCGGTGTTGTTGCTGCTGGTGCTGGCCAAGCGCGTGCCGTGGCGCGCGCTGTTGCTGGTGCCCGCGGTCTACCTGGTGCTCGACGTGCCCGCGTTGCTGATCGGCGCCGATCCGGTGGCGTTGCTGACGATCTACGCGACGCAGACCGAGACCTACGGCCAGCTCACGCTGAACGCGCCGAACGCGTACCAGTTCCTGACCGGGGTCACCGATACCGACGTGCTCAAGGCGGTGGGAGTGGCACTGACCGGAGCGCTGCTGCTGGGCGGAATCGTCGCGCTGCTGGCCAGGGCGACCGAGTTGACCACCACCCGGATCTTGCTGCTGGCAACGGTTTCGGCGCTGCTGGTGCCGTATTTCCTGCCCGCGATGCACGAGCGGTACTTCTACCTCGCCGACGTCCTGACCGTGGTCGCCGCGTTCCACCTGCCCCGGTTGTTGTGGCCGTTGCCGATTCTCACGCAGTTCGCGTCGCTGTTCTCGTACCTGCCCTACCTGGCCGCGGACGGCGGGTTCGGCGGCACGGCCCCGGCCATTGTGGACTTCCGGGTGCTGGCGATGGTGATGCTGGGGGCGCTGGTGCTGGCGGTGTGGGTGACCGTGGAGAAACTGGTTGAGCCGGGTCCTAGTCTGCCGGAATGGACGAGATCATCACCTATCTCGAGATGA
- a CDS encoding 5-methyltetrahydropteroyltriglutamate--homocysteine S-methyltransferase, producing the protein MTPRETPPFRADHVGSLLRPPALRAARERASKGEIGAVELRTVEDEAIREVVELQRAAGLRSATDGEFRRGSWHMDFIYRLRGIGKSDEQLHVTFHNDKGDLEFSPSAFRVNGKIGLDEVVFADDFTYLKSTVDESVTPKQTIPSPSMVYYRGGRAAVDETVYPDLEEFYADLATAYRQQIAGMAGLGCTYLQLDDTSLAYLNDPEQRAMVARIGGDPDKQHVRNIATMNAALRDRPDGLRVTTHLCRGNFRSSWVAAGGYDFVADALFNELEVDGYFLEFDDERSGGFEPLRFVPKGKQVVLGLVTTKRGTLESVDSLRARVEAAAKYVDIDQLCLSPQCGFSSTEEGNDLTLDEQKAKLERIVETAALIWG; encoded by the coding sequence ATGACTCCGCGCGAGACTCCGCCGTTCCGTGCCGATCACGTGGGCAGCCTGCTGCGTCCGCCCGCTCTCCGGGCCGCTCGCGAGAGAGCGTCGAAGGGGGAAATCGGCGCGGTCGAGCTGAGGACCGTGGAGGACGAGGCGATCCGCGAGGTGGTCGAGCTGCAGCGCGCCGCCGGGTTGCGATCGGCCACCGACGGGGAGTTCCGCCGCGGCTCGTGGCACATGGATTTCATCTACCGGCTGCGCGGGATCGGCAAGAGCGACGAGCAGCTGCACGTCACCTTCCACAACGACAAGGGCGATCTCGAGTTCAGCCCGTCGGCCTTCCGGGTGAACGGGAAGATCGGGCTGGACGAGGTCGTCTTCGCCGACGACTTCACCTACCTGAAGTCCACTGTGGACGAGAGTGTCACGCCGAAGCAGACCATCCCGTCACCGAGCATGGTCTACTACCGCGGCGGGCGGGCCGCGGTGGACGAGACGGTGTACCCGGACCTGGAGGAGTTCTACGCCGACCTGGCCACCGCCTACCGCCAGCAGATCGCGGGCATGGCCGGGCTCGGCTGCACCTATCTCCAGCTGGACGACACCAGCCTGGCCTACCTGAACGATCCCGAGCAGCGGGCCATGGTCGCCAGGATCGGCGGTGACCCGGACAAGCAGCACGTGCGCAACATCGCCACGATGAACGCCGCGCTGCGCGATCGGCCCGACGGACTGCGGGTGACCACGCACCTGTGCCGCGGCAACTTCCGCTCGTCGTGGGTCGCCGCCGGTGGGTACGACTTCGTGGCCGACGCGTTGTTCAACGAGCTGGAGGTGGACGGCTACTTCCTCGAGTTCGACGACGAGCGCTCGGGCGGGTTCGAGCCGCTTCGGTTCGTGCCCAAGGGAAAGCAGGTCGTGCTCGGCCTGGTCACCACCAAGCGCGGTACGCTGGAGAGCGTGGATTCCCTGCGCGCCAGGGTGGAGGCCGCGGCGAAGTACGTCGACATCGACCAGCTCTGCCTGTCACCGCAGTGCGGATTCTCCTCGACCGAGGAAGGCAACGACCTGACCCTCGACGAGCAGAAGGCGAAGCTGGAGCGGATCGTCGAAACGGCGGCCCTCATCTGGGGTTAG
- a CDS encoding helix-turn-helix domain-containing protein, whose translation MEPATELGRRLREIRGWRQLSLRAVAQLSGYSFTYLGQIERGEKPVNSRRVLEALARTLRVSPTELTGKPYAARDPLDDDIRAGVPAVEEALTGWWVGEAPEQRDRPWAQLSADVVRLNKVLRPDADFAAQVVLIPQLIRELLTASADPAHRREALVGLIGTYKAAAYLVHDLGFAGLPALAVERMHQAAEELGDPVWTTYAAYQRAQLLSGANRARQYELAVRVAEMPGARAETAGLAHLTAALASATRGEADQARTHLAEAAALADTIEPDVSPWMDTNFGRTNVGIWQVTIGLELGLGAGVAELARPVRPVGVSRSRQSAFWMDLGRGLLTERKTRDQGLAALLKAEELAPQKVRNNVFAREAVADLLGCARREAGGRELRGLAWRMGVAPTG comes from the coding sequence ATGGAACCCGCGACGGAACTGGGGCGACGGCTCCGGGAGATCCGCGGGTGGCGGCAGCTCAGCCTGCGGGCGGTGGCCCAGCTCTCCGGTTACTCCTTCACCTATCTCGGCCAGATCGAGCGCGGTGAGAAACCGGTGAACAGCAGGCGGGTGCTCGAAGCACTCGCTCGCACGCTCCGCGTCTCGCCCACCGAGCTGACCGGAAAGCCTTATGCGGCAAGGGATCCGCTGGACGACGACATCCGCGCCGGGGTACCGGCGGTGGAGGAGGCGCTGACCGGCTGGTGGGTCGGCGAGGCGCCGGAGCAGCGGGACCGGCCGTGGGCGCAGCTCTCGGCGGACGTGGTGCGGCTGAACAAGGTCCTGCGGCCCGACGCCGACTTCGCCGCGCAGGTGGTGCTCATCCCGCAGCTGATCCGCGAGCTGCTGACCGCGTCGGCCGACCCGGCGCACCGCCGCGAGGCGCTGGTCGGCCTGATCGGCACCTACAAGGCCGCCGCCTACCTGGTGCACGACCTCGGCTTCGCCGGGCTTCCGGCGCTGGCCGTGGAGCGGATGCACCAGGCGGCCGAGGAACTCGGCGATCCGGTGTGGACCACCTACGCCGCCTACCAGCGCGCCCAGCTGCTGTCCGGGGCGAACCGCGCGCGGCAGTACGAACTGGCCGTCCGCGTGGCCGAGATGCCGGGGGCCCGCGCCGAAACGGCCGGGCTGGCGCACCTGACCGCCGCGCTGGCCTCGGCCACCCGCGGTGAGGCCGACCAGGCCAGGACGCACCTGGCCGAAGCGGCCGCGCTGGCCGACACGATCGAGCCGGACGTGAGCCCGTGGATGGACACCAATTTCGGCCGGACCAACGTCGGGATCTGGCAGGTGACCATCGGGCTGGAGCTGGGCTTGGGCGCCGGAGTGGCCGAACTGGCACGCCCAGTGCGACCGGTCGGGGTCTCACGGTCGCGCCAGTCCGCCTTCTGGATGGATTTGGGCCGCGGTCTGCTCACTGAGCGGAAGACCCGCGACCAAGGGCTCGCCGCGTTGCTGAAGGCGGAGGAACTGGCCCCGCAGAAGGTCAGGAACAACGTTTTCGCTCGTGAGGCCGTCGCCGACCTGCTCGGTTGCGCCCGCCGCGAAGCCGGTGGCCGCGAGCTGCGCGGCCTGGCCTGGCGCATGGGCGTTGCCCCAACCGGGTAA
- a CDS encoding DMT family transporter: MVPAPLLVLTAAICTQTGQAFGKQLSGTIGAGGVVALRLGFAALLLLLWFRPKLPDRRHLPWILGLGTAIAGMNLVYPAMRYLPVGVASTLQLLGPLLVGLLGSRRPADLGAAVVAGAGVWLLNDPAGGPPHWPGLVLALLSAVAMGSYLLLSRRVALLTGDTSGLVWGVAFAAVLGMPTGLLAQPVDWAPGVLPAGAAVATITAVLPYTLEQSALRRINAGTVGVLLSLEPAVAAVAGLLVLDEQLSALRWLGLGCISTATGWTAWTAISSRSRRARVPAEPPANA; encoded by the coding sequence ATGGTTCCCGCTCCGCTTCTCGTGCTCACCGCGGCGATCTGCACGCAGACCGGCCAGGCCTTCGGCAAGCAGCTCTCCGGGACGATCGGCGCGGGCGGGGTTGTCGCGCTGCGCCTGGGATTCGCGGCGTTACTGCTCCTGCTGTGGTTCCGGCCGAAGCTGCCCGACCGGCGGCACCTGCCGTGGATCCTCGGGCTCGGCACCGCGATCGCTGGCATGAACCTGGTCTATCCGGCGATGCGGTATCTGCCGGTCGGGGTGGCGAGCACGCTGCAGTTGCTCGGACCGCTGCTGGTCGGACTGCTCGGTTCGCGACGACCGGCCGACCTCGGCGCCGCCGTGGTGGCCGGCGCCGGGGTCTGGCTGCTGAACGATCCCGCGGGCGGTCCGCCGCACTGGCCGGGCCTGGTGCTCGCCCTGCTTTCCGCCGTGGCGATGGGTTCCTACCTGCTGCTGAGCCGCCGGGTCGCCCTGCTCACCGGCGACACGTCCGGACTGGTGTGGGGTGTCGCCTTCGCCGCCGTGCTCGGCATGCCCACCGGACTGCTCGCGCAGCCGGTGGACTGGGCGCCGGGAGTACTGCCGGCGGGCGCCGCCGTCGCGACGATCACCGCGGTACTCCCGTACACCCTCGAACAGTCCGCGCTCCGGCGGATCAACGCCGGCACCGTCGGTGTGCTGCTCAGTCTGGAACCGGCGGTCGCCGCGGTCGCCGGGCTGCTCGTGCTGGACGAGCAGCTCTCGGCGCTCCGCTGGCTCGGCCTCGGCTGCATCAGCACGGCGACCGGCTGGACCGCGTGGACCGCTATTTCGTCGCGGTCGCGGCGAGCGCGAGTTCCGGCTGAGCCACCCGCGAACGCTTGA
- a CDS encoding GNAT family N-acetyltransferase, with protein MDEIITYLEMTAPGDLRPAGPVDGLVLDPVGRTSPLIRELHARVGAPHGWSSATRTDAGWDEWLAKEDREYRVIRFDGEAAGATDYVPQDGGDVEISTFGLLPEFVGRGLGGYALTLVVQEAWAVPGARRVWLHTSTKDHPNAMPNYLRRGFRIFEPHK; from the coding sequence ATGGACGAGATCATCACCTATCTCGAGATGACCGCGCCCGGCGACCTGCGCCCGGCGGGGCCGGTCGACGGGCTGGTGCTGGACCCGGTCGGGCGCACGTCGCCGTTGATCAGGGAACTGCACGCGCGTGTCGGTGCGCCGCACGGTTGGAGCAGCGCCACCCGCACCGACGCGGGTTGGGACGAGTGGCTGGCGAAGGAGGACCGCGAGTACCGGGTGATCCGGTTCGACGGTGAGGCCGCTGGCGCCACCGACTACGTCCCACAGGACGGCGGTGATGTGGAGATCAGCACGTTCGGCCTGCTGCCGGAGTTCGTCGGCCGTGGGCTGGGTGGGTATGCCCTGACACTGGTGGTCCAGGAGGCGTGGGCGGTGCCGGGTGCGCGGCGGGTGTGGCTGCACACCTCGACCAAGGACCACCCGAACGCCATGCCCAACTACCTGCGACGAGGCTTCCGCATCTTCGAACCGCACAAGTAG
- a CDS encoding MarR family winged helix-turn-helix transcriptional regulator codes for MSDVAEQTLVREWHELSARHAAVFNALECRLQELHGIGINEFEALERLATCDRKCRGADLTEAVHLSQSATSRLVARLEREGLVERAICAEDRRGIFITLTEAGQQRYAEAKPTHRAILSSTLRA; via the coding sequence GTGAGCGATGTCGCCGAGCAGACTCTGGTGCGGGAGTGGCACGAGTTGTCCGCGCGGCACGCGGCGGTGTTCAACGCGCTCGAGTGCCGGTTGCAGGAACTGCACGGCATCGGCATCAACGAGTTCGAGGCACTGGAGCGGCTGGCGACCTGCGACCGCAAGTGCCGGGGCGCGGACCTCACCGAAGCCGTGCACCTGAGCCAGAGCGCCACCTCACGGCTGGTCGCCCGGCTGGAGCGCGAGGGCCTGGTCGAACGCGCCATCTGCGCCGAGGACCGGCGGGGCATCTTCATCACCCTCACCGAGGCAGGCCAGCAGCGTTATGCGGAGGCCAAGCCCACGCACCGCGCGATCCTGTCGAGCACCCTGCGCGCCTGA
- a CDS encoding MFS transporter: MSLSTSSTRWDARLWGVLLTVSTVVGLDALDVSMVGVALPSIQAELGLSTSALQWVVSGYVLGYGGLLLLGGRTADLLGRRRVFLIAVAVFAVASLFGGLVDSGPLLIASRFVKGLAAAFTAPAALSIITTTFHEGPARNKAISIFAVFGASGYSAGLVFSGLLTEVGWRWTFLLPVPIALAALVAAIKLIPQYRPESGRGYDFPGAITGAAGSLLLVFAVVEAPEIGWASPRTLISFALAIALLAGFVFIEKRSKHPLLRLGILRSGPLARANLGGALFFGAYIGFQFVVMLYLQSVLGWSALQTALGFLPAALIVAFGSPRIEPLIDRVGTPRTILVGVAAHVVGYALFLGIDKDSSYAGAVLPSMILLGIGFTLAFSSLNIQATAGISDDEQGLAGGLLNTSIQVGGAIGLAVVTAVLTANGGEGAGVLDGLTPALGVVTGIAVLGLLVAISGVVKRSRVAQPELALAATATK, encoded by the coding sequence ATGAGCTTGTCCACGTCTTCAACCCGGTGGGACGCACGCCTGTGGGGCGTGCTCCTGACCGTCTCCACCGTCGTCGGCCTCGACGCGCTCGACGTGTCGATGGTCGGCGTCGCCCTGCCCTCCATCCAGGCCGAACTCGGCCTCTCCACCAGTGCGCTGCAATGGGTCGTCAGCGGGTACGTGCTCGGCTACGGCGGCCTGCTCCTGCTCGGCGGCCGCACCGCCGACCTGCTCGGCAGGCGCCGCGTCTTCCTGATCGCGGTCGCCGTGTTCGCCGTCGCCTCGCTGTTCGGCGGCCTCGTCGACAGCGGCCCGCTGCTCATCGCGAGCCGGTTCGTCAAGGGGCTGGCGGCCGCGTTCACCGCCCCGGCCGCGCTGTCGATCATCACCACGACCTTCCACGAGGGCCCGGCCCGCAACAAGGCGATCAGCATCTTCGCCGTGTTCGGCGCGAGCGGGTACTCCGCCGGGCTGGTCTTCTCCGGCCTGCTCACCGAGGTGGGCTGGCGCTGGACCTTCCTGCTGCCGGTGCCGATCGCGCTCGCCGCGCTCGTCGCCGCGATCAAGCTGATCCCGCAGTACCGCCCCGAATCGGGCCGCGGTTACGACTTCCCCGGCGCGATCACCGGCGCCGCCGGTTCGCTGCTGCTGGTCTTCGCCGTGGTCGAGGCACCGGAGATCGGCTGGGCCTCGCCGCGCACGCTGATCTCCTTCGCGCTCGCCATCGCGCTGCTGGCCGGCTTTGTGTTCATCGAGAAGCGCTCGAAGCACCCGCTGTTGCGCCTCGGCATCCTGCGGTCCGGCCCGCTGGCCCGCGCGAACCTCGGGGGAGCGCTGTTCTTCGGCGCGTACATCGGTTTCCAGTTCGTCGTGATGCTGTACCTGCAGTCGGTGCTGGGGTGGTCCGCATTGCAGACCGCGCTGGGCTTCCTGCCCGCGGCGCTGATCGTCGCCTTCGGTTCGCCGAGGATCGAGCCGCTGATCGATCGGGTCGGCACCCCGCGCACCATTCTCGTCGGGGTCGCCGCGCACGTCGTCGGCTACGCGTTGTTCCTGGGCATCGACAAGGATTCCAGCTACGCCGGTGCCGTGCTGCCCAGCATGATCCTGCTCGGAATCGGCTTCACGCTGGCGTTCTCCTCGCTGAACATCCAGGCCACCGCGGGCATCAGCGACGACGAGCAGGGCCTGGCCGGTGGCCTGCTCAACACCTCGATCCAGGTCGGCGGCGCGATCGGGCTGGCCGTGGTGACAGCGGTGCTCACCGCGAACGGCGGTGAGGGAGCCGGAGTGCTCGACGGGCTCACGCCCGCGCTGGGCGTGGTCACCGGGATCGCCGTGCTCGGTCTGCTGGTCGCGATTTCCGGGGTGGTCAAGCGTTCGCGGGTGGCTCAGCCGGAACTCGCGCTCGCCGCGACCGCGACGAAATAG
- a CDS encoding carbonic anhydrase family protein, which yields MTRRRLTAVLVPLALVVATLTAGGTAAQSQLPRQSPINVTPGAIKIDPSQPKLNVFYGHSDVELEYVRKDTADPAGCTTRHHEETEEANVTPGAGHVTVAGVRYELEQFHFHTPSEHRFGGHADPLEMHFVHRSAAGRLLVIGVPLRAGHKSTVDKVLAELTPECGEPVDVHDVDLNSLLPANRSTLRYDGSLTTAPFSEDVQWFLTAELTVSQETITRFQSLFVDGNARTVQPVNGRTVTGVPQF from the coding sequence GTGACACGTAGACGCCTCACCGCTGTTCTTGTTCCCCTCGCCCTCGTGGTGGCGACGCTGACCGCGGGCGGTACCGCCGCCCAGTCGCAACTGCCGAGGCAGAGCCCGATCAACGTGACCCCGGGCGCGATCAAGATCGATCCGAGCCAGCCGAAGCTGAATGTCTTCTACGGGCATTCGGACGTGGAGCTGGAATACGTCCGGAAGGACACCGCCGATCCCGCGGGGTGCACCACGCGCCACCACGAGGAAACGGAAGAAGCCAACGTGACCCCCGGCGCCGGGCACGTCACGGTGGCCGGGGTGCGGTACGAACTGGAGCAGTTCCACTTCCACACCCCGTCGGAGCACCGCTTCGGCGGCCACGCCGACCCGCTGGAGATGCACTTCGTCCACCGCAGCGCGGCGGGCCGGCTGCTGGTCATCGGCGTTCCGCTGCGGGCGGGCCACAAGTCCACTGTGGACAAGGTGCTGGCCGAGCTGACGCCGGAATGCGGTGAGCCGGTCGACGTGCACGACGTCGACCTGAACTCGCTGCTCCCGGCCAACCGGAGCACCCTTCGCTACGACGGCTCGCTCACCACGGCCCCGTTCAGCGAAGACGTGCAGTGGTTCCTGACCGCCGAACTGACCGTCAGCCAGGAGACCATCACGCGTTTCCAAAGCCTGTTCGTGGACGGCAACGCGCGCACCGTGCAACCGGTGAACGGCCGAACCGTCACCGGCGTTCCCCAGTTCTGA
- a CDS encoding LysR family transcriptional regulator gives MMDLRRVQVLRVLADRGTVTAAAEALYVTPSAVSQQLRALADELGVELLVRDGRRVRLTAAAHALLEHADALQEHWERARADLGGSRRTLRFCGVSSAIAALLSPAAAAMQAREPRRRIELVEEESEECFRLLLAEQADLAVVLPTPASPPVDDPRFEQRILHEDPQDLLVPAGHPLAGRRAVTLADAAAERWIVKPRENDTYDLLLSACAAAGFTPAVAHQVKEWFAISRLVADGHGICLLPRIVPVPAEHAVTRVPLTGNPRPVRKLIACLRRGSAGQPDLAEALAVLAGLVI, from the coding sequence ATGATGGACCTTCGACGGGTGCAGGTGCTGCGGGTGCTGGCCGATCGCGGCACGGTCACCGCGGCGGCCGAAGCCCTTTACGTGACGCCATCCGCGGTGTCGCAGCAACTGCGCGCGCTCGCCGACGAACTCGGTGTCGAACTGCTCGTCCGTGACGGTCGTCGTGTGCGCCTCACCGCCGCCGCGCACGCCTTGCTGGAACACGCGGACGCGTTGCAGGAGCACTGGGAACGCGCTCGCGCGGATCTTGGCGGGTCTCGCCGGACCCTGCGCTTCTGCGGGGTTTCCTCGGCCATCGCCGCGTTGCTTTCGCCCGCCGCGGCGGCCATGCAAGCCCGCGAGCCGCGGCGCCGCATCGAACTCGTCGAGGAAGAGAGCGAGGAGTGCTTCCGGCTGCTGCTCGCCGAACAGGCCGATCTCGCGGTGGTTCTGCCGACCCCGGCGAGCCCGCCGGTCGACGATCCCCGCTTCGAGCAACGGATCCTGCACGAGGATCCGCAGGATCTGCTGGTGCCGGCCGGTCATCCGCTCGCCGGTCGCCGCGCGGTCACGCTCGCCGACGCCGCCGCCGAGCGCTGGATCGTCAAACCCCGCGAGAACGACACCTACGACCTGCTGCTCTCGGCGTGCGCCGCGGCGGGTTTCACGCCCGCGGTCGCGCACCAGGTGAAGGAGTGGTTCGCCATTTCGCGGCTGGTGGCCGACGGGCACGGCATCTGCCTGCTGCCGAGGATCGTGCCGGTCCCCGCCGAGCACGCGGTGACCAGGGTGCCGCTGACCGGGAACCCGCGGCCGGTCCGCAAGCTCATCGCCTGCCTGCGGCGGGGGAGCGCAGGCCAGCCGGACCTCGCCGAAGCGCTGGCCGTGCTGGCCGGGCTCGTGATATAG